The following proteins come from a genomic window of Aspergillus oryzae RIB40 DNA, chromosome 4:
- a CDS encoding carbon-nitrogen hydrolase family protein (predicted protein) has translation MDENHQKACTYIREAASQGAHLAVLPEYHLNAFPPTNPLYLPQTNSQITTKYLQSYQSLAKELNICIVPGTIVENHTPTSENTNTNTDTQPKDPILYNTAYFISNDGTILSSYRKKNIWHPERPYLTSSGSDPHEVFDTPIGKVGLLICWDLAFPEAFRELIAAGAEVVVVPTFWTQYDASPALRAKNPDCEKLFLESVLTARCFENTCGVVFANAAGENEGDGFLGLSRVTMPGVGVVGSLGWEEGVCVVDLDIGLIRDAEENYRVREDLGREGWYYSYRHQGRE, from the exons ATGGATGAAAACCACCAAAAGGCATGCACCTACATCCGCGAAGCTGCCTCCCAAGGTGCTCATCTAGCTGTTCTCCCAGA ATATCATCTAAACGCCTTCCCACCCACAAACCCCCTCTACCTCCCCCAAACCAACTCCCAAATAACCACCAAATACCTCCAATCCTACCAGTCCCTCGCCAAAGAGCTCAACATCTGCATCGTCCCGGGTACAATCGTCGAAAACCACACTCCCACCAGTGAAAATACGAATACGAATACCGACACCCAACCCAAAGACCCAATTCTCTACAACACAGCCTACTTCATCTCCAACGACGGCactatcctctcctcctaCCGAAAAAAGAATATCTGGCACCCAGAACGCCCATACCTAACTTCTTCGGGTTCCGATCCCCACGAAGTCTTCGATACACCCATCGGCAAGGTCGGGTTGCTTATATGTTGGGATTTGGCTTTCCCGGAGGCGTTCAGGGAGTTGATTGCTGCTGgggcggaggtggtggttgttccTACTTTTT GGACTCAATACGATGCCTCACCTGCGCTGCGGGCGAAGAATCCCGATTGCGAGAAGCTGTTTCTGGAGTCGGTGCTTACGGCGAGGTGTTTTGAGAATACGTGTGGGGTTGTGTTTGCCAATGCGGCGGGGGAGAACGAGGGGGATGGATTCCTGGGATTGTCGAGGGTGACCATGCCTGGGGTTGGTGTTGTGGGGTCTCTGGggtgggaggagggggtTTGTGTGGTGGATCTTGATATAGGGTTGATTCGGGATGCCGAGGAGAATTATCGGGTCAGGGAGGATTTGGGGAGGGAGGGCTGGTATTATTCTTATCGGCATCAGGGGAGGGAGTAG
- a CDS encoding uncharacterized protein (predicted protein) → MYRSLMLIALYISALAAAAPNPPSNEPDNQPPNQPVVGIRPPNQPVVGLPDNHPLDQPGAGSRPPNQPVVGLPDNHPLNQPGAGSRPPNQPANPLADQQDLSPARLATRNLHNNCQNIRIENPPPPLQNMDTANAQPRYATELTASPESEYWSDASTLRGSERRANLPRAPKPLLVGNCKKRDGQSRETKLSLDYCLGWREENGGTLVAESR, encoded by the coding sequence ATGTACCGATCTCTGATGCTCATCGCCCTATATATATCAGCCCTAGCCGCTGCTGCTCCCAATCCCCCTTCCAACGAACCAGACAACCAACCACCTAACCAGCCAGTCGTCGGGATTCGACCACCCAACCAGCCAGTTGTCGGGCTCCCAGACAACCATCCACTCGACCAGCCTGGTGCAGGGAGCCGACCACCTAATCAACCAGTCGTCGGGCTCCCGGACAACCATCCACTCAACCAGCCAGGTGCAGGGAGTCGACCACCTAACCAGCCAGCCAACCCACTAGCCGATCAACAGGACCTATCACCTGCACGACTCGCAACCAGGAATCTGCACAACAACTGCCAAAACATACGCATAGAGAACCCACCCCCACCACTCCAAAACATGGACACCGCAAACGCTCAGCCAAGGTACGCAACAGAATTGACTGCCTCTCCGGAATCAGAATACTGGAGCGATGCGTCGACCCTGCGCGGATCCGAACGACGCGCTAATTTGCCTAGAGCACCCAAGCCACTCTTAGTGGGCAATTGCAAGAAGCGGGACGGCCAGTCCCGGGAGACAAAGTTGTCCTTGGACTATTGTCTCGGGtggcgagaagaaaatggtggAACTTTGGTTGCGGAGAGCAGGTAG
- a CDS encoding alpha/beta fold hydrolase (predicted protein): MTHRQTSGFAAETNGHVRLKLYPPLTHDLSITTSQTHKIVTMAPLTAAEIVKHPVYDSVAWNLPPTTSGTCPVAQNRRGGPLNLYYEIHGTGPAKLVWIMGLNASHDDWKRQTKYFGHQNASKYTCLVFDNRGVGRSDKPVNYYSTSEMAQDAVDLLSHLGWIDLSAPATRSIHVIGASMGGMISQEVGMLIPDRLASLTLCCTAPRLVRTAPFLENLRERASMFIPRHVDVELARLGHTLFGGDFLDQPDTEYEDPKKNFPTRRERFAAGQLKKREDPDSFTKKGFLMQIVACYFHHKSPEQLKTLGDAVGRERIAVLHGTEDRMLTFRHGEILHEEIGKGILWKVYEGSGHVLMWENEDEVNQLLEELVDRTS; the protein is encoded by the exons ATGACCCACCGGCAAACCTCGGGATTCGCCGCCGAGACCAACGGGCATGTGAGACTGAAGCTATATCCACCGCTCACACATGACCTCTCTATCACCACATCGCAGACACACAAGATAGTGACCATGGCGCCCTTAACTGCCGCGGAGATTGTGAAGCACCCCGTGTATGACTCGGTGGCGTGGAATCTCCCTCCGACCACCTCAGGAACCTGTCCAGTGGCGCAAAACAGACGCGGCGGCCCCTTGAACCTGTACTATGAAATCCACGGCACTGGACCTGCAAAGCTCGTC TGGATCATGGGGCTGAACGCCTCACACGACGATTGGAAGCGCCAGACCAAGTATTTCGGCCATCAGAACGCCTCCAAATACACATGTCTGGTCTTTGACAATCGCGGTGTCGGTCGCTCCGACAAGCCGGTGAACTACTACTCTACGTCGGAGATGGCACAAGATGCCGTTGATCTACTGAGTCACCTGGGCTGGATCGATCTATCGGCCCCCGCCACCCGGTCGATCCATGTCATCGGCGCCAGTATGGGCGGCATGATCTCCCAGGAAGTCGGCATGCTCATCCCCGACCGCCTAGCTAGTCTCACTCTATGCTGTACGGCCCCGCGACTCGTCCGCACGGCTCCGTTCCTGGAGAACCTGCGCGAGCGCGCGAGCATGTTCATCCCCCGACATGTGGACGTCGAGTTGGCGCGCTTGGGACACACGCTCTTCGGCGGGGATTTTCTCGACCAGCcggatacggagtacgaggATCCGAAGAAGAACTTCCCTACGAGGCGCGAGCGGTTTGCAGCTGGCCAGTTGAAGAAGCGGGAGGATCCCGATAGCTTTACGAAGAAGGGGTTCCTGATGCAGATTGTTGCGTGTTACTTCCATCATAAGTCTCCGGAGCAGTTGAAGACGTTGGGGGATGCTGTTGGTCGAGAGCGCATTGCTGTTCTGCATGGGACGGAAGACCGCATGCTTACGTTCCGTCATGGGGAGATCTTACATGAGGAAATTGGGAAGGGGATCCTGTGGAAGGTGTATGAGGGCAGTGGCCATGTGTTGATGTGGGAGAACGAAGATGAGGTCAATCAGTTgttggaggagcttgttgacAGGACTTCTTGA